A stretch of DNA from Vibrio gallaecicus:
GTAATCATTCTTATTACCAGTTCTATTTAAGGTAATTCTAGAACGTTTTGTTATAGGAGAATGACAAAGCACTAGATTGGAAGTAATGCGCTAAGGGATGAGCATAAAGGGAAATTTTTAAGCAACTGTATTTATTGGCAGTATTTACTAGACAGCAAAAAAAAGTGTTCTGTTTTACTTATAACTAAAATACAAAAAGGGAAGCCGAAGCTCCCCTTTTTCAGATGCGTGCTCTTCTAATGAAGAGTGTACAAAAATCTAAATGCTATTAAGCGAAGATTTTAGCTACAACACCAGCACCAACTGTACGGCCACCTTCGCGGATTGCGAAACGTAGACCTTCGTCCATTGCGATTGGAGCGATTAGCTCAACAGTCATTTGAACGTTGTCACCTGGCATTACCATTTCTACGCCTTCAGGTAGAGTGATATCGCCTGTTACGTCAGTTGTACGGAAGTAGAACTGTGGACGGTAACCCTTGAAGAAAGGAGTGTGACGGCCGCCTTCGTCTTTAGAAAGTACGTATACTTCAGACTCAAACTTAGTGTGTGGGTTGATTGAACCTTTCGCAGAAAGTACTTGACCACGTTCAACGTCATCACGCTTAGTACCACGTAGAAGTGCGCCAACGTTCTCACCTGCACGACCTTCGTCAAGCAGCTTACGGAACATTTCAACACCAGTACAAGTAGTAAGAGTAGTCTCTTTGATACCAACGATTTCTACTTCGTCACCTACACGTAGGATACCGCGCTCGATACGACCAGTAACAACAGTACCACGACCTTGAATTGAGAATACATCTTCAATAGGAAGTAGGAATGGTAGGTCAACAGCACGCTCTGGAAGTGGAATGTAAGAATCTAGTGCTTCTGCAAGCTCAACGATCTTGTCTTCCCACTGCTTTTCGCCGTTTAGAGCGCCAAGTGCAGAACCTTGAATTACTGGAAGGTCGTCTCCTGGGTACTCGTACTCAGAAAGAAGTTCACGAACTTCCATTTCTACTAGCTCAAGTAGCTCTTCGTCATCAACCATGTCACATTTGTTCATGAATACGATGATGTAAGGGATACCAACTTGACGACCAAGTAGGATGTGCTCACGAGTTTGTGGCATAGGGCCATCTGTAGCAGCAACAACTAGGATACCGCCGTCCATTTGAGCAGCACCAGTGATCATGTTTTTAACATAATCGGCGTGTCCAGGACAGTCTACGTGTGCGTAGTGACGTTCAGGAGTATCGTACTCAACGTGAGAAGTTGCGATTGTGATACCGCGCTCACGCTCTTCTGGAGCGTTATCGATAGATGCGAAGTCTTTTGCTTCACCACCGTACACTTTAGAAAGTGTAGTACAGATAGCAGCTGTTAGAGTTGTTTTACCGTGGTCAACGTGGCCGATAGTACCAACGTTTACGTGCGGTTTCGTACGTTCAAATTTTTCTTTAGACACAATCGTGTTCCTTCCTAGTTATGATTCGCCACGTTCATTATTGAGCGAGACGCGCCAGAAATTGCTATTTTATGCGCCAACTCTCGCTAGCGCAATATTTGGACGCATTGATCTTTCAAAAAATGAAAAAAATGCATCCCTTTTGTTTAACCACGCTCTGCAATGATTGCATTAGCAACATTTTTTGGCACTTCAGCGTACTCACTAAACTCCATAGAGTAAGAAGCACGACCTTGTGTCGCAGAACGTAAATCAGTTGCGTAACCGAACATGACAGACAACGGAACTTGTGCACGAATTATCTTCAGGCCAGCTGTCCCCTCGTCCATACCTTCGATGAGGCCACGGCGACGGTTAATATCGCCAACAACATCACCCATCCAGTCTTCTGGAGTAGTTACTTCAACTTTCATCATAGGCTCAAGCAGTACAGGTTGCGCTTCAAGTGCTCCTGTTCTGAAAGCCATAGAGGCAGCGATTGTAAACGCCATCTCACTTGAATCTGTTTCATGGTATGAACCATCATATAGTGTAGCTTTGATATCCAAAACTGGATAGCCAGCAAGTACAC
This window harbors:
- the tuf gene encoding elongation factor Tu; the encoded protein is MSKEKFERTKPHVNVGTIGHVDHGKTTLTAAICTTLSKVYGGEAKDFASIDNAPEERERGITIATSHVEYDTPERHYAHVDCPGHADYVKNMITGAAQMDGGILVVAATDGPMPQTREHILLGRQVGIPYIIVFMNKCDMVDDEELLELVEMEVRELLSEYEYPGDDLPVIQGSALGALNGEKQWEDKIVELAEALDSYIPLPERAVDLPFLLPIEDVFSIQGRGTVVTGRIERGILRVGDEVEIVGIKETTLTTCTGVEMFRKLLDEGRAGENVGALLRGTKRDDVERGQVLSAKGSINPHTKFESEVYVLSKDEGGRHTPFFKGYRPQFYFRTTDVTGDITLPEGVEMVMPGDNVQMTVELIAPIAMDEGLRFAIREGGRTVGAGVVAKIFA